One stretch of Meriones unguiculatus strain TT.TT164.6M chromosome 7, Bangor_MerUng_6.1, whole genome shotgun sequence DNA includes these proteins:
- the LOC110542111 gene encoding olfactory receptor 6C2-like, translating into MKNNTITTFILLGLTDDPQLQIPVFLFLFFAYMLSVTGNLTIIFLTVLDTHLKTPMYFFLQNFSILEISFTSACIPRYLYNIATGDRSIPYNVCVIQVFFTDVFGVTEFFLLAIMSYDRYVAICKPLHYVTIMSSKVCQKLVLCCWAAGLLIILPPLTLFLNLKFCESNVIDYFFCDASPILKISCSDTWLIEQLVIVCAVLTFILTLVCVVLSYIRIIKTILRFPSPQQRKKAFSTCSSHMIVVSITYGSCIFIYINPSAKESVAINKGVAVLMTSVAPMLNPFIYTLRNKQVRQAFSDSFKNIAMISMKKENVQM; encoded by the coding sequence ATGAAAAACAACACGATAACCACCTTCATTCTGTTGGGACTAACAGATGACCCTCAACTCCAGATTCCAgttttcctgtttctgttttttgccTACATGTTGAGTGTAACCGGAAATCTGACTATCATATTCCTCACTGTATTGGACACCCACCTTAAGACACCCATGTacttttttttacaaaatttctCCATATTAGAAATTTCATTTACATCTGCTTGTATTCCTAGATATTTGTACAACATAGCAACAGGAGACAGGTCAATTCCTTATAATGTTTGTGTCATTCAAGTGTTTTTTACTGATGTTTTTGGAGTAACTGAGTTTTTTCTTCTGGCCATTATGTCCTATGatcgctatgtggccatctgcaaaCCACTGCACTATGTAACCATCATGAGCAGCAAGGTGTGTCAGAAGCTTGTTCTCTGCTGCTGGGCAGCTGGCTTGTTGATCATACTCCCACCACTTACCCTGTTCCTAAATTTGAAATTCTGTGAGTCAAATGTTATTGATTATTTCTTCTGCGATGCATCTCCCATCTTGAAGATTTCGTGCTCAGACACTTGGCTTATAGAGCAGCTGGTGATTGTCTGTGCAGTGCTAACCTTCATTCTGACCCTGGTATGTGTTGTTCTGTCCTACATACGCATCATCAAGACCATCCTAAGATTCCCCTCTCcccagcaaaggaaaaaggccttCTCCACCTGTTCTTCTCACATGATTGTAGTTTCAATCACTTATGGAAGCTGTATTTTCATTTACATCAACCCTTCGGCAAAGGAATCTGTGGCTATCAATAAAGGTGTAGCAGTTCTGATGACATCAGTTGCTCCCATGTTGAACCCATTCATTTACACTCTGAGAAATAAGCAAGTTAGGCAAGCCTTCAGTGATTCCTTCAAAAATATTGCCATGATCtcaatgaagaaagagaatgtccaaatgtag